TCAAAAGCATGGCCGTTGTTTCAGCAGCCGTTTCTTTCGTAGTCATCCTTACGCCCGGGCCGCTTTCGATAGATGCTTTATTAAAATAGGGGGCAGTAGCTGGCATCGCATACAAACACGATGTTTTGGCCCCGCCGCCCGATTCACCAAAAATCATGACATTATTGGGGTCTCCTCCAAATTGGGCAATGTTTTCATTCACCCATTTCAAGCCGTCGGCAATGTCAAGAATGCCCATATTACCGGAACCTTCATAGTCGGCACCGGCAATTTCATCCAGGTAAAGAAAACCCAATAAGCCCAAGCGGTGATTGGTTTGCACCACGACTACGTCAAAATTCCTGGCCAAATTGGCTCCATCCTGTCCTGGCGATGCCCCGGATCCAACCACAAATCCGCCACCATGACTATAAAACATAACCGGTCGCTTTTTGTTATCATTCGCTGGCGTCCAGACATTCAGAAACAAGCAATCCTCGGAAGGTGCAGGCTCGTTACGTCGTGGCGACTGAATCGCTGGCGCGCCAAACTGCGTGGCATCCCGCACACCGGTCCAGGGCTGCAAAGGAGCCGGCCGTCGGAACCTCCTGTCTCCCGATGTCTTGCCGCCGTAAGGAACGCCTTTAAATATGTTCACGCCGTCGCTACGAACACCCTTGATCTTGCCGGGCGCTATTTCAACTTCAATAAATTCGTCTGGTTTGCCAGATCGTGCAAACCCAAAACCGGAAGTAGCAACCGCTGCACTAGCCAGCGAAAGTTGTGATAAAAAATGTCTTCTGGCGATTGTGTTCATTAATAGTAAAGTTATATGGTCAGGCAATTTGCTGAATAGCACCTGCAAGAATACAAGTTAATGCCGTAAAAGTCTAATTGCAATTTCCTACCAGCTGATAAGTAATTCTTATCAAGTTTGGTCTTAAATAAACAGGAAATTGGCATTGGTATAATTTATGGAACTGCGTCAACTTAAATACTTTGCAGGCGTCGCCGAAGAATTACACTTTGGGAATGCTGCCAGAAAACTGTTCATTTCACAGCCAGCATTAAGCCAGCAGATCCGGCTGCTAGAGGCCGAGCTGGGCGTGGAGCTTTTTGTAGGGATTAAGCGAACCCAATTACACAAGGTGGAGCTCACCGAAGCGGGAAAAGTCTTTTTTGCCGAAGCCAAACGTATTCTGCAATTGAGTGATAAAGCGATACGCAATGTTCGTCAGGTTGGCGCTAAACAGCAGGTGATCGCGCTCGGGGTTTTCAAACTTATTCTTCCGGAAAGGGTAATGGGCATTCTGGAACTTTTCGCAACCCATTTCCCATCGGTAGAAATTAAACTGGCTGAACTGCCCAATCCGCTGCAAGTACAGCTTGCCGTCGCTAATGATCAGGTTGACATGGGTTTGTGCGTGCTCCCACTGGTGGCTGATGGCTTAATTGCGAACCAGTACACCCAGGCAGACTACACCATCCTATTGAACCGGGAACATCATTTGGCAAACCAGGAAAATGTTATGCTAGCAGAGTTGAAAAAGGAAAAGTGGATTGATCACGGGCCAGAAGCAGGCCTGTTTTACAGTCAGTTGGAAGAAGTATGCAGAAAAGCTGGTTTTCATCGGGAAAGCAATATCGCCCATTACGTACCATCATTTGACCTGCTAAAAAGTATGGTGCGTTCAGGAAAAGGAATTGCGTTCATTCCGGCCTCTTTGGACTTACAAAATGAAAACAATCTGGTGTCCATGCCCATTGCGAATCCCGACGGGACACCATTTAAAGAAATTGTAATCAGGCACGTACTTATTCATAAATCCGAGCAGCCATCTCCATTGGTACAGGCGCTGAGCGGGTTGCTAAAATCACAGGTCCGTCAAAGTTTTGAACAATAACGGACCTGTTTATATGCATTTACTACACTTACTATATTAAACTTCCGGCCACGAAAGGCACTGGCAAAAAAATCAGTTATTCCTCAACGAGGCTCTCTACCGTTTTTCTCAATCCCTTGTCCTTCAGCATCTGACTGATCTGATGCGCCATGTCTACCGAAGCTTCGATCTCCGCTTTGCGAATGGAAACGCTTTCGATATTGAAGCCGAAAGGAATGGATTGGCTTATACAAAACTCAGTAAGTTCAGAGGCAATTTCC
The genomic region above belongs to Dyadobacter pollutisoli and contains:
- a CDS encoding LysR family transcriptional regulator, whose amino-acid sequence is MELRQLKYFAGVAEELHFGNAARKLFISQPALSQQIRLLEAELGVELFVGIKRTQLHKVELTEAGKVFFAEAKRILQLSDKAIRNVRQVGAKQQVIALGVFKLILPERVMGILELFATHFPSVEIKLAELPNPLQVQLAVANDQVDMGLCVLPLVADGLIANQYTQADYTILLNREHHLANQENVMLAELKKEKWIDHGPEAGLFYSQLEEVCRKAGFHRESNIAHYVPSFDLLKSMVRSGKGIAFIPASLDLQNENNLVSMPIANPDGTPFKEIVIRHVLIHKSEQPSPLVQALSGLLKSQVRQSFEQ